The Cellulomonas flavigena DSM 20109 DNA segment GCGTGGCCGCGAGCACGACGTACATGAGCTTGTCCGAGCGTGTGGTGGCCAGGAACACCGGGCCGACCATGCGCCGGCGGTAGACCAGGATCGCCAGCCCCGCGAGCGTGAGCGCGGCGGCCGCGGTGCCCATCCACGTCGCGCCCAGGTGGTACGCGTGCTCGTCGACGCCGACCGCCTCGAGCCACGTCCGGGGGATCAGCAGCCCGACGACGTGCCCGGCGATCACCAGGAGGATGCCCAGGTGGAACATCGGCGAGCCCCAGCGCAGCAGCCGGTTCTCGTAGACCTGCGACGAGCGGGTCGTCCAGCCGAACTGGTCGTAGCGGTAGCGCCAGACGTGGCCCACGACGAACACGGCCGCCGCCGCGTAGGGCAGCGCGACCCACAGCAGGGTGTCGGTGGGGCTCATGCCGGGACCTCCGTGGGCCGGGTCGTCGGGAAGGGCAGCAGCGGGCGGTCGAGCCCGACGGTCTCCTGCGGCGGGCCCTGTGCGAGCAGCGCGGCGAACCGCTCGGCGGTGCCCGCGTCCACGGCGGGCAGCGTGAGGCACACGGCGTCGAGCAGGTGCGC contains these protein-coding regions:
- the narI gene encoding respiratory nitrate reductase subunit gamma yields the protein MSPTDTLLWVALPYAAAAVFVVGHVWRYRYDQFGWTTRSSQVYENRLLRWGSPMFHLGILLVIAGHVVGLLIPRTWLEAVGVDEHAYHLGATWMGTAAAALTLAGLAILVYRRRMVGPVFLATTRSDKLMYVVLAATLGFGTLATVQYQVLGDAYDYRGSISPWVRSLLTFQPQPELMSGVPAMFQVHVLSATLLFAIWPFTRLVHVFSAPVGYLFRPYIVYRSRDAAGSGSRAVRPGWEGVERPGARPRL